Below is a genomic region from Persicimonas caeni.
GGCATCCCGCTGGTCTTCTTGGCCGACGTCCCCGGCTTCATGATCGGCACCCGCGTCGAAAAGCAGGGCATCATCCGCCACGGCGCCAAGATGATCTCGGCGGTCAGCTCGGCGACCGTGCCGAAATTCTCGGTCGTGCTGCGCAAGGCCTACGGTGCGGGCCTGTACGCCATGTGCGGCCCGGGCTTCGAGCCCGACGCCACCCTGGCGCTGCCCGAGGCGATGATCGCGGTCATGGGTCCTCAGGCGGCGGTCAACGCGGTGTACGCGCGTAAGATCCAAGCGCTGCCCGAGGACGAGCGCCCCGCGTACGTCCAAAAGTTGCGCGACGAGTACGAAGAGGACATCGACATCTACCGGCTCGCCAGCGAGCTCATTGTCGACGACATCGTCACCAAGGACGAGCTTCGCGCCGAGCTCAGCGAGCGCCTGGAGCTGACGGCCTCGAAGAAGGTCGACTGGCCCGACAAGAAGAAGCCGGTACGCCCCGTCTAAGACAGGAGCGCGGCATGCTAGGCCGCTATTGGCGAAGACGCCGGGGCCCCTGAGGCCCCGCGGCTGAGCCTACCCGTGCGCAAGCCACGAAATTGTGGCCCATTCGTTTTCGCCCTCCTCGGCGGGCACAGGGCCCGCTCTCGTCGGCCAAATGCGGACTGGCATTCCGCGCTCCTAAAGACCGCATAGCCGATGAACCCCACCTTACGACAGGCAGACGTGGACGACGCGCGAGGCATCGCGCGCGTCCACGTCGCCGCCTGGCGAGCCGCCTACCGCGGGCAACTGCCCGACGACCTCCTCGATAACCTATCGGTCGACGCGCGCACGGCGCGCTGGAAAAAGCTCTTGAGCGATCCCTCCGGGGGAACACGCGCCTTCGTCGCCGTCGACGACGGCGAGGTGTGCGGGTTTGTGGCGTTTGGACGCTCGCGCGACGCGGACGTCGACACGCGGAGTGTCGGCGAGGTGTTCGCGATCTATGTGCACCCCTACGCGTGGCGCCACGGCATCGGGCGGGCGCTGCTGACCATCGCCACGAACGAACTCGAACGCGAGGGCTTCGACGAAGCCACGCTGTGGGTGCTCGAGACAAACGAGCCGGCAAAGCGGTTTTACGAGTCGCAGGGGTGGGAGGACGACGGTGGTCGCAAGGTCGACGAGCGGCCGAACGCGACCTTTCGCGAGATGCGTTACCGCGTGGCGCTCGATTGAGCTGAACGAGGGCAAGATGCCCCCGCACCGAAGGTAGGCGAGGGCAAGATGCCCCCCCGCACCGAAGGCAGGTGAGGGCAAGATGCCCCCCGCACCGAAGGCAGGCGAGGCCAAGATGCCCTCGCACCGAGGAAATCAGTTGCAGATGCCTTCGGCGCGATTGGCGCGGTACTCGTAGTAGCGCGACACCGGACTGATGCCGGTGGCCTCGTCGAGCCAGGCCGAGGTCTTGACGAGTTCGTCGAGAGAGACGCCCGTCTCGATGCCCATCGTGTCGAACATGTGGACGAGGTCTTCGCTGCCGAGGTTACCGGCGGCGCTGGGGGCATAAGGGCAGCCGCCGGTGCCGCCTACGGCGCTGTCGAATTGGCGCATGC
It encodes:
- a CDS encoding GNAT family N-acetyltransferase, giving the protein MDDARGIARVHVAAWRAAYRGQLPDDLLDNLSVDARTARWKKLLSDPSGGTRAFVAVDDGEVCGFVAFGRSRDADVDTRSVGEVFAIYVHPYAWRHGIGRALLTIATNELEREGFDEATLWVLETNEPAKRFYESQGWEDDGGRKVDERPNATFREMRYRVALD